In the Verrucomicrobiia bacterium genome, CAGAATGACAAAGAGCGCTGCGGTTAAGACTTTTTTAGTCATTTTTTCACCTCCTTTATGAGATAGAGAAAACATTGCAGGTTTCAAAAATGTTCCTCCAACATTCATTTATACTGCGGGAATTAAATTCGTTCCCAACTAAATGTCAACCAGCCGGAAAACTCCGGGTTTTCGGGATGCCTAACCGTTCGGTTTTATTTCCCCCGTTTTGGGACGGACGAGGTCAAAGATGTCCGTTACCCGGCAGTAGGAAGAACCGGCCAGGCGGCCGATGGGGGCCAGCTTTTTCAAGTCGATGCGGAAATTGTCGAACAGTTCATCGGCTACGTGAAACAAAACCACTTCGCCGATAACCACCGTGCCGCCCAAAGGTCCGGTTCCCACCGTGACCATTTGGAGCAGTTTGCATTCCATATTGATGGGGGATTCTTTGACCCGGGGCGGTTTTACTTTTTGCGAGGGAACGGGGGTCAGGCCCGACTCGGCAAACTCGCTTATCTCCGGCGGAAATTCAGCCGAAGTCAAATTCATCTTTTCAGCGATCGCTTCGGTGACAACGTTCACCACGAATTCACGGGTGGCGGTGATGTTCCGCAGGGTGTCTTTGGTCTTGCTGTCCGAGGCGCGGACGAGCGGGCAAAACAACACCGCGGGGGGATTGCCGGAAACGCCGTTGAAAAAGGAAAAGGGGGCCAAGTTCGTGGCCCCCTCCGAGTTTTGGGTGGAGACAAAGGCGATGGGCCGGGGAACAATCGACCCAATCATCAACTTATAGATGTTTTTTGGGTCGTTGGCCTTGGGGTCTATAATCACCCCTTTTTGGCTCCCACCGGCTTTTTGCTGTTCCCCGGGGTTTTTCCCGTCTTGGCCATCGCCGTGGCGGCCGCTTTGACCGCTTCGGCCGGACGGTGGGGAGCCGGCTTTTTCACATCCTCCAGCCAGGACTTCCAGTATTCCTTCCAGTCCACCGCTTCACCCGCGGGGGTCAGATGCAAGGGGTTCAAGCCGTCTAACATCACGGCATATTCATCCGTTTCTGTTTTGGTCGCCTGCGCCAAGCGGGCCTGCGGATGGGGACCGTGGTGGATGCCGCGCGGGTGCAAGGTCAGCATCCCGGCGTAAATGTTGTGCCGGGAAAAGAAATTCCCCTCGTGGTAGAAAATCACCTCGTCGTAGTCAGTATTCCGGTGGAAAAACGGCACCTTCACCGCTTCCGGATCCTGCTCTAAGGGGCGGGGCAGAAAGGAGCAGACCACCGCCCCTTGGGTGACGAAGGTGGTGTGGGCCGAGGGGGGCAGATGCGCTCGGTGGCTCATAATCGGCCGGATGTCCCGCATATTGATTTTCCATACGGTCAAATCCCCCTTCCAACCCACCACGTCCAGCGGGTTGAAGGGATAGAAAAGGGAGGAGTACTCCCCGTCCGCCTTGACGCGCACTTCCCATTCCCGCTCCTCGTTAATCGGCTGCGGTTCGGGGGTGGTAACGACGGCCGGGTCGTAGAGGGCATGCTGTCCCAAAAGCCCCTTTTCCGGCTCTTCAAATTCAGTTTTCGACTCCATTACCAAAAAGAAATTATCCTTCGTTTGGGGAACGATGCGGTGGGTGACCGAACGGGGGACGATGAGGTAATCTCCCGGCTCAAAATCCAAAGGTCCGAAATCGGACTCCAAGCGCCCCTTGCCGCGATGCACGAACCAGAGCTCATCCCCGTCCGCGTTGCGCCGGTAAAACGGCATCGGCTCTGTGCGGCGGGAAACGTAGAGGATAATGTCGTTGTTCCCCATAAAGGCGACTGGCTCCCCTTTGGCGCTTTTCTGGTCGGCCGGCTCCAGCTTGTTCAAATCCAAACAGTGGGGACGCAGTTTTCCTTCAAAACGAATCCAAGCGGTCGGCGGATGGGTGTGATAGAGATGGGCCGACTTGCCGTAAAACCCCTTGCGGCCGTGCTCTTCTTCAAACGTCCCTTCCGGCAGCCCCACGTGGGCCTGCTGGGCGGCTTTTCCTTTTTTCAATGGGTAATTCATGACTTGCTCCTTTCGATACCGCCTGAAGTTTGCAACCTCTTTATTTTTTTACCACTCGATTCCGCAATATACCAATTTTTTCGATTTCCAGCTCGATAACGTCCCCCGGTTTGACCCAGCGGTCCAGTTCTAACCCACAGCCGCTGCCGACCGCGCCGGAGCCCAAAACGTCGCCGGGATAAAGCGTTTCCTCCTTGGAAGCGAAGGCGATCATCTGTGAAAATGAATAATGCATCTTTCCGGAATTTCCTTCCGACCAAACCTCGCCGTTAATCCGGGCAGTCATTTTTAGCCGGTGCGGATTGCCGACTTCATCCGGCGTAACCAGAGCGGGCCCCAAGGCGGTGGCAAAATCCTTCCCCTTGGCCGGGCCGAGCCGGATTTTCATTTCTTTTTTTTGAACATCCCGGGCCGAAAAATCGTTCATCACCGTAAAACCGGCGATGAAGTCAGCCGCCCGCTCCTCCGGAATGTTTTTCCCCTTCTTGCCGATGACGCAGGCCAGCTCCAGCTCGTAGTCGAATTTTTCTGTGAAGCTGGGCCAGGTGACCTCCTCCTCCGGCCCGATAATGGACTGGTGGCTCCCTTTGTAATAGACGGGCATTTCGTACCACTCCGGCGGCACCGGCTCGCCGCGCAGTTCAAACGCTTTTTTGACGTGTTGCTCGAAGGTATAAAAATCCCGCAGGGAAGTCGGGTTGGGCAACGGGGCTTTCGATTTCACTTCCTCCGGACGATAAAACAACCGTTCCCCTTCTTCGCCAACGGAGATTTTTCCCGACTCCAAATCTGCTTTCAAGGCGGCAAGGGCCTCCTGGGCTCTAAGCATCGAATTTTTCTCCCCTCGCAGAAAGGAAAGCATATCGGCCGGCACAAACGCATCGGCCAAGCGATACGGCTGGGCCTGTCCCGCTTTTTTAAGCTGATAGGCGCAGGCGAAGTTCAAGTCGACGATCCCCTTATCCGTCTGGGCGCCCAAGCGGCGTTTGCGGCCGACCGGGGTGGCTACCTCAAAGGTAACCAGCCGCATTTATAAATTTCCGCGGCGGGCCTGCTCCCGCTCGATTGACTCAAAAAGCGCCTTGAAGTTCCCTTTGCCGAAACTTTTGGAACCCTTGCGCTGTATCACTTCAAAAAAGAGGGTGGGACGGTCCTCCACTGGCTTGGTGAAAATCTGCAGCAAATATCCTTCGTCGTCCCGGTCAACCAGAATTCCCAACTTTGCCAATTGGTCCACCGGCTCGTCGATTCTTCCCACCCGCTTTTGCAAATCTTCGTAGTAGCTGGTGGGAACATAAAGAAAATCGAGCCCCTGCGCGGTCAGCTTGGTCACGGTGTCGATGATGTTGTCCGTGGCCATGGCGATATGCTGCACGCCAGGGGTCTTGTAGTAGTCCAGATATTCCTCGATTTGGGATTTTCTCTTCCCCTCCGCCGGCTCGTTGATGGGAAATTTGATTCTCCCGTTGCCGTTGGTCACCACCTTGGACATCAAGGCCGAATATTCCGTGGA is a window encoding:
- a CDS encoding flavin reductase family protein translates to MIIDPKANDPKNIYKLMIGSIVPRPIAFVSTQNSEGATNLAPFSFFNGVSGNPPAVLFCPLVRASDSKTKDTLRNITATREFVVNVVTEAIAEKMNLTSAEFPPEISEFAESGLTPVPSQKVKPPRVKESPINMECKLLQMVTVGTGPLGGTVVIGEVVLFHVADELFDNFRIDLKKLAPIGRLAGSSYCRVTDIFDLVRPKTGEIKPNG
- a CDS encoding homogentisate 1,2-dioxygenase codes for the protein MNYPLKKGKAAQQAHVGLPEGTFEEEHGRKGFYGKSAHLYHTHPPTAWIRFEGKLRPHCLDLNKLEPADQKSAKGEPVAFMGNNDIILYVSRRTEPMPFYRRNADGDELWFVHRGKGRLESDFGPLDFEPGDYLIVPRSVTHRIVPQTKDNFFLVMESKTEFEEPEKGLLGQHALYDPAVVTTPEPQPINEEREWEVRVKADGEYSSLFYPFNPLDVVGWKGDLTVWKINMRDIRPIMSHRAHLPPSAHTTFVTQGAVVCSFLPRPLEQDPEAVKVPFFHRNTDYDEVIFYHEGNFFSRHNIYAGMLTLHPRGIHHGPHPQARLAQATKTETDEYAVMLDGLNPLHLTPAGEAVDWKEYWKSWLEDVKKPAPHRPAEAVKAAATAMAKTGKTPGNSKKPVGAKKG
- a CDS encoding fumarylacetoacetate hydrolase family protein, translating into MRLVTFEVATPVGRKRRLGAQTDKGIVDLNFACAYQLKKAGQAQPYRLADAFVPADMLSFLRGEKNSMLRAQEALAALKADLESGKISVGEEGERLFYRPEEVKSKAPLPNPTSLRDFYTFEQHVKKAFELRGEPVPPEWYEMPVYYKGSHQSIIGPEEEVTWPSFTEKFDYELELACVIGKKGKNIPEERAADFIAGFTVMNDFSARDVQKKEMKIRLGPAKGKDFATALGPALVTPDEVGNPHRLKMTARINGEVWSEGNSGKMHYSFSQMIAFASKEETLYPGDVLGSGAVGSGCGLELDRWVKPGDVIELEIEKIGILRNRVVKK